TTCTCAAAGCACTCGTCCATATACGGCACTTACAAGGGGTACGGTTTCGCAAGAATTGGACTACAGATTTTGAAGCAAGAAGGTCTAAGCTCGCTTTACAGAGGTATTCTGGTGGCCCTTTCCAAAACCGTCCCAACCACTTTTGTGAGTTTCTGGGGTTATGAAACGGCCATCCACTATCTGCGGCTGTTTTAAGATTTTCTCTGTCTTGTCACATATAGACATTCAGTCATATACATATACGAAACCATATATCCTTTACTGGCAAAAAGCAGTAGCCGCCCAACTCCAATTACTCCAATTCCGATTACGGCCTGACTCACCACGCGCCGTCTTCCTCTAATAACCAAACcgcgaaaaaaaagaggaatcTCGTTGCAAGCGATCTATTGCCGACGCTTTTCCGGTTTTTCTTAGTTACCTGCTGCCCCGCACCGGTTTTACTctgttcattttctttttttccgcCTGGTCAGCggggaagaaaaaacaatgaatGAGATCTTCCGATGAAACCAGCGTCAGGAACCTTCACATCCGCTTCTTGTTTCAAGACAGCATAGCATATATGGAGCAATCAGCACAGGTGTGAAGCAGCAGTAAGcaacaaagaaagcaaaGACCGTAGCCATCTCTGCACCCTTGTGCTAGCTATTTGCCGTAAACGTTGCATGCTTACACTCTTTTagtgatttttttcaagtgcTTTTTCTAGTTTCTTGGCTCCTCCTTGATAGCCAAGAAATCAGAAACGTGGGAGATGGTCAACCTCGCCTGATcgtatcaaaaaaaattcgcAAAAATAAGCGGGAAAAAACGTCAGATTCTAAGTTTCTCTCCGGAGATgattcatcatcaccatcatcgCTGATTTTGTTGGATTGCGTGTTTACGGTCCATCCTTTTCTTGTAAGCGTTTAACTTTCTGCCAtctctttcttgtttttcgttattttttttctcaagtTTTTACACAGAATAGCCTATTTTCTTACTCATAAAGGTACCAGCTAAATCCAGCTTTTACCGTCttacatttctttttcctttgaacAGCGCTGCCCTTCTTCCCCTTCACAATCGAAAGTAACCATTCTTCTCCTATCTTGAAATCTAAAAATAACGCTGTTACTGAAAACATTTTTCGCAGGGTACTAGGGCGAAGGCTTACGaagaataaagaagaacacCGTAGTTACAAAAGTGAAGTATATTGTTGCCACCGAAATTTTTGTTcgtacttttttttcacctcTTCTACTGAACATAAGCAAGCTGCAATAACAAAACAGGACAAAACAGAGGTCAAACAGATGTCTGATTACTTTAGCTCCAGGCCTTTGCAAACGCTCACGCCGATGGGTAATAGGCCAGTTGGTGGTGGCAATAGCGGCGGCGATGATGCTTCCTCCATTCACTCAAAGAGCTCGCAGTACTTGATGGATATCCTACCAGATTCGATGACTTTAAACGAAAGCGTTTCTTCCACAGTGGCCAATAATCAAACAAAGGAGTTTATTTTGCCTGAGACAGACGAGAGATCCCCTTATTTCATCAATGTCCCCGTACCCAAAGCCCAACCAACTTCTACGTCGGACACGAAGAAGACCCTGCCAGGTGACGAAGCTGTCGATGGACAGTTTGTTAAGGAGTATCCCACCGATATTCTCGTGGACAGGTTTTAtaaatggaagaaaattctGAAAGGTTTGGTGATATATTTAAGGGAAGTTGCGTATGCGCAAGAACAGTTTGCACGGATCAACTATAATTTGAAAGGGTCTGTGAAGTTTCCGTTCTTAActgatattgatgaaaccACCAATACGATCACAGATCCATTCACAACGGGTTCTAGAGGATCCAAGAAAGCACCGGCAGCACAGAAGAAAGTTGGTTTAACTGATAACGAACAATTTCAAATGCAAATGCAACAGGAACAGCAGGAAAGTGCCATGCAGCCTCCTACAGACGAAAGCAAGATGAGCTTGGCTCCTCATGAATACAAGCCCGTACAAACCGCGGAGTCAGACAACACGTCAGCTGCATCCGGTTTTGTAAAATTTGGTTCAGGCTCCATTCAGGACATTCAGGTTATCTTGAAGAAGTACCATCTTTCGTTGGCTAACCAACAGTTCAAAATCTCTAAAGAGATCACCTCCACCGTTATACCTAAACTGGAAGAACTAAGAAAGGATTTGAGGTATAAGATTGCAGAGATTAAAGACCTTCATGGTGACTTCAAAACGAACATCGGAGCTCATATTCAGCTAACAAGTCAattactgaaaaaatacattgCGGCTGTAAAATTCATGAATGCACATGGTATTGGAAATGATAGGGTCTCTCccacaaataaaaaaccgCATAAACTAGATCCTAAACATGACCCatatcttttgaaacttcAGCTAGACTTGCAACTCAAGCGGCAGGTTGCAGAAGAAACCTATTTGCAGGAAGCGTTCATCAATTTACAAACGTCGGGTTTacaattggaaaaaattatatACACTAAAATCCAACATGCCTTATTACGTTATTCTGCTCTAATTGACTCCGAGGCTCGCTTAATGATCAAAAATATGTGCCAGGAATTACAACACGGTATAATATCAAAGCCTCCTGCTTTTGAATGGGATAATTTCGTCATTCAGCATCCTTCCTGTTTACTCAATTGGAAATCTAATGACCCTATACCACCTCCAAGAAAAGTTTCAGACGTTATTTATCCTCATATGAAGTCTCCACTGGCGAAATGTATCAAGGCAGGGtattttctgaaaaagtCAGAACTATTGCCCACTTATCATCAAGGATATTTTGTTCTAACATCAAACTATATCCATGAGTTCCAGAGTAGCGATTTTTATAACCTATCATCTTCCACTCCTACTTCTACGAAATCCTCAGcttattcttcttccacCTCCATAGCTGACGCATATGCCAGCGCtaataacaataaagtTGGCAACCATCATCGCCTGGCTGCCGATTCGCACAACAGCAGTGCCACTACTGCGGGTGCAAATGGTTTAAATGGCATGCGTGTTATTCGCAAAAAGAGTTATTTGGCACCAATCATGAGCATTCCGTTAAATGATTGTACCCTAAAGGATGCATCCTCTACCAAGTTTGTACTTGTAGGGAAACCGACTCTTAACGAAAATGCAGATGTTAGAAAATCAAGCTCTAGTACATATTTGTCAGGCTCTTCACAAGCTTCTTTGCCGAAGTATAGCCATGAGACTGcaaaaatattctcaaaGGCCCCATTTCATAAGTTTTTGAAGGGAAgcaaaccaaaaaataagaatgCAAAACCAAGCGAACTAGATCAATTCTACGCAGCAGCTCAAAAAGAATCCAACAATTATGTGACCTGGACTTTTAAAATAGTTTCCCCGGAACCTACTGAAGATGAATTGAAACATTTTAAGCGGTGGGTGcaagatttgaagaatctaACTAGTTTCAATGATACTAAAGAAAGAGTAAAATTTATCGAAGATCGTGTCATGAAATCACACCGGTTCAAAGCGGGTCATATGTCAAGGCATAGCATGAATATAGGTTCCCACACACCTTGTTTAACTGATAGTTCATTCACATTGCAAGATGGCACTACAACCTCTCTCAATCTAAAGGGAAGAACAGAGAAACCTCAGTATATTCATATTCAGAACAATTCATTGGCGGATTTTGATGGAAATGGTTTTAGGTCCAAGGTTAATACACCCGCTATAGATGATTATGGTAATTTGATTACAGTAGAAAGGAGGCCTGCACAATCTCCGCATCAATATTCTGACTACATGGCCACGTCAGGTAATACAACGCCCTCTTATTCATCGGGCTCAAGACCTCAGAGCATGTATAACGGATATAATCCAGCCGTTTCAATAACAAGCAATGGCATGATGCTCCAACAGTCGGCAGTTAATGGTAATAATAACCCGACAACCAATTTGCGTCATCAAAGGAACATTTCGCAAACAAGCTCTTTACCGGGCTTTTCATACACATCACCATCCCTACCGGTAAATTCTCCGGGCAGTTCTAACTCTGAATCCAGCTCGGGTGGTTATTTTGCCATTCCGCTACACggaaataacaataattaCATGCAAAGAAACTCTGAAGACTCTAGCCCATGTTATAACGATGATCAAGTACgacaacagcaacaaccaCAACAAATGCAATCCTTATCAAGAACTTCAAGTTCAAGTATTAATGTTACAGGGATGAGAAGTACATCTGCAGGTGTTCCGGCTACGGGGAATGCTCCTGTTGTACCTAAGGTGATGGTTAATAACCAGAATGTCAAAACTGTTCCAGCTGATCAGTCAGCTACAGCATCTTCTTCACCTACGATGAACTCTCCTGTGACAACGATCAACCGCGAATCACC
The DNA window shown above is from Saccharomyces mikatae IFO 1815 strain IFO1815 genome assembly, chromosome: 6 and carries:
- the ASK10 gene encoding Ask10p (similar to Saccharomyces cerevisiae ASK10 (YGR097W) and RGC1 (YPR115W); ancestral locus Anc_3.438), with protein sequence MSDYFSSRPLQTLTPMGNRPVGGGNSGGDDASSIHSKSSQYLMDILPDSMTLNESVSSTVANNQTKEFILPETDERSPYFINVPVPKAQPTSTSDTKKTLPGDEAVDGQFVKEYPTDILVDRFYKWKKILKGLVIYLREVAYAQEQFARINYNLKGSVKFPFLTDIDETTNTITDPFTTGSRGSKKAPAAQKKVGLTDNEQFQMQMQQEQQESAMQPPTDESKMSLAPHEYKPVQTAESDNTSAASGFVKFGSGSIQDIQVILKKYHLSLANQQFKISKEITSTVIPKLEELRKDLRYKIAEIKDLHGDFKTNIGAHIQLTSQLLKKYIAAVKFMNAHGIGNDRVSPTNKKPHKLDPKHDPYLLKLQLDLQLKRQVAEETYLQEAFINLQTSGLQLEKIIYTKIQHALLRYSALIDSEARLMIKNMCQELQHGIISKPPAFEWDNFVIQHPSCLLNWKSNDPIPPPRKVSDVIYPHMKSPLAKCIKAGYFLKKSELLPTYHQGYFVLTSNYIHEFQSSDFYNLSSSTPTSTKSSAYSSSTSIADAYASANNNKVGNHHRLAADSHNSSATTAGANGLNGMRVIRKKSYLAPIMSIPLNDCTLKDASSTKFVLVGKPTLNENADVRKSSSSTYLSGSSQASLPKYSHETAKIFSKAPFHKFLKGSKPKNKNAKPSELDQFYAAAQKESNNYVTWTFKIVSPEPTEDELKHFKRWVQDLKNLTSFNDTKERVKFIEDRVMKSHRFKAGHMSRHSMNIGSHTPCLTDSSFTLQDGTTTSLNLKGRTEKPQYIHIQNNSLADFDGNGFRSKVNTPAIDDYGNLITVERRPAQSPHQYSDYMATSGNTTPSYSSGSRPQSMYNGYNPAVSITSNGMMLQQSAVNGNNNPTTNLRHQRNISQTSSLPGFSYTSPSLPVNSPGSSNSESSSGGYFAIPLHGNNNNYMQRNSEDSSPCYNDDQVRQQQQPQQMQSLSRTSSSSINVTGMRSTSAGVPATGNAPVVPKVMVNNQNVKTVPADQSATASSSPTMNSPVTTINRESPYQTLKKTNSTGNVPCLTTEKTHAHPAFYKRGNNSAQNLTTSSSTASRVHPIRKHKKNVSFSSLNSLMFSKKGANHGGNLMTNQFMSGGIQEDDDDSGNNDSIKLNQSIYS